Proteins found in one Sporosarcina sp. FSL K6-3457 genomic segment:
- a CDS encoding EcsC family protein, translated as MIDYTAKVEDELIFWKQKMTRRSGPIGRASKKAQGKVNGLIPEKVHNVITESIKNMVKATLVGSNMTTKKQQATDLSLFERDELFKEKLTNFRKTAVIEGAGTGAGGIMLGLADFPLLLSIKMKFLFEAAAVYGFDTNEYEERLFILHIFHLAFSSEETRKETLPIIEDWEQQKHLIADMDWQDFQQEYRDHIDLVKMFQLIPGFGAIVGAFANYNLLDQLGEAAMNSYRLRLLNERRDSIDDFQK; from the coding sequence ATGATAGATTATACAGCAAAGGTAGAAGATGAATTGATTTTTTGGAAGCAGAAAATGACTAGACGTTCGGGTCCCATTGGTCGTGCTTCTAAGAAAGCGCAAGGAAAAGTAAATGGTTTGATTCCAGAAAAGGTTCATAACGTTATAACCGAGAGCATAAAAAACATGGTGAAGGCAACGCTCGTCGGATCGAATATGACGACGAAGAAGCAGCAAGCAACGGATTTAAGTTTGTTTGAACGTGATGAGCTTTTCAAAGAAAAATTGACGAATTTTCGTAAAACAGCTGTCATTGAGGGAGCTGGAACAGGAGCGGGTGGAATCATGCTTGGATTGGCTGATTTCCCCTTGCTATTGTCCATTAAGATGAAGTTTCTATTTGAAGCGGCGGCAGTTTATGGCTTTGATACTAATGAATACGAGGAACGCCTCTTCATCCTGCATATTTTCCATCTTGCTTTTTCAAGTGAAGAAACACGAAAAGAAACATTACCAATTATTGAAGACTGGGAACAACAGAAGCATTTGATTGCTGATATGGATTGGCAGGACTTTCAGCAGGAGTACCGGGATCACATTGATTTGGTGAAAATGTTTCAATTAATACCAGGGTTCGGAGCAATCGTTGGCGCGTTTGCTAATTATAATCTACTCGACCAATTGGGTGAAGCAGCGATGAACTCGTATCGACTTCGTCTATTAAATGAAAGGCGGGATAGCATTGATGATTTTCAAAAATAA
- a CDS encoding YwaF family protein: MTSSFIMFSVAHIAVIVVLCLAIVVLFIGRKKGPVQLKYERLFALSLLAMEVLYHLWMMATDRWTLASSLPLELCSISLLVTIVLLWTGNKHLIDFVFFAGIGGAIQAMATPVLDLGFPHFRYFHFFYTHIGIILTALYFTWMKGYRPTFKGVVKTMIALNLLLPLLFAVNHLFQGNYMFLREKPYNGSLLDFLGPYPWYILSLEVVAFIMFTSLWLVFRKWRTTSEG; this comes from the coding sequence ATGACAAGCTCTTTCATCATGTTTTCAGTAGCCCATATCGCAGTCATCGTTGTGCTGTGCCTGGCAATAGTAGTACTATTTATTGGTAGAAAAAAAGGGCCAGTACAACTGAAATATGAACGTCTTTTTGCATTGTCTTTATTGGCAATGGAAGTTCTGTATCATCTTTGGATGATGGCAACCGATAGATGGACGCTTGCGAGCTCATTACCATTAGAATTATGCAGCATAAGTTTACTCGTCACCATTGTTCTTCTATGGACGGGGAATAAGCATCTTATCGATTTTGTCTTTTTTGCGGGCATTGGAGGTGCTATTCAAGCAATGGCAACTCCAGTATTAGATCTTGGCTTTCCTCATTTCAGGTATTTTCACTTCTTCTATACGCATATCGGTATTATATTAACAGCACTGTATTTCACTTGGATGAAAGGCTACAGGCCGACTTTTAAAGGCGTTGTGAAGACGATGATTGCTTTAAATCTACTATTGCCACTCTTATTTGCAGTTAATCACTTGTTTCAAGGGAATTATATGTTTTTACGAGAGAAACCGTATAATGGCAGTTTGCTAGATTTTTTGGGACCTTATCCGTGGTATATCTTGTCACTTGAAGTTGTTGCGTTTATCATGTTTACGAGTCTATGGCTGGTATTTAGGAAATGGCGAACTACGTCTGAAGGCTGA
- a CDS encoding FAD-dependent oxidoreductase yields the protein MTHQNRKNGKLPQDPQSYWRTAIEFPEFPSLEEDLQVDVVIVGAGITGITSAYLLVNEGLKVAIIEAGKVLNGTTGHTTAKITAQHDLIYDEFIHNIGRNHARLYYEANSQALDFIKNTVEQHQIDCEFSMQDAYIYATTEKYARKIEKEAEAYETLGIEGGLVDSIPFDIAIQNALVMKNQAQFHPTKYLVHLIEHITKKGGLIFENTTAVNIETGEQPVVLTREEHRITAKYVLACSHFPFYEGFGLYSTRMYADRSYALAVKTKKKYPGGIYISADEPTRSLRSVTIDGEEVVLIVGENHKTGQGIDTMEHYKALEAFGEEIFGLDDIIYRWSAQDLTTLDKLPYIGELTSGQPNILIATGFRKWGMSNGTAAALLFRDMIVGKENAFQKLYTPSRFYAHPSLKNFLVENANVVGQLIKGKLDSPKTVPEDLANGEGAVITLDGHRKGAYKDDTGELHIVDTTCTHIGCEVEWNSGDRTWDCPCHGSRFSFTGEVMEGPAEKPLQKYDYKMMDNLTSEDSGY from the coding sequence ATGACCCATCAAAATCGAAAAAATGGAAAGTTGCCTCAGGACCCACAGTCCTATTGGAGGACAGCTATTGAATTTCCTGAGTTTCCAAGTTTAGAAGAGGATTTACAGGTTGACGTCGTTATTGTAGGCGCAGGTATTACCGGAATTACATCCGCTTATCTATTAGTGAATGAAGGATTAAAGGTCGCCATAATTGAAGCGGGTAAAGTGTTGAACGGTACGACAGGACACACGACAGCAAAAATCACCGCACAGCATGACTTAATCTATGATGAATTCATTCATAATATCGGAAGAAATCATGCACGTTTATATTATGAGGCAAATAGTCAAGCACTGGACTTTATTAAAAATACGGTGGAACAGCATCAAATTGATTGTGAGTTTAGTATGCAAGATGCGTACATATATGCCACGACTGAAAAATACGCACGCAAAATCGAAAAAGAGGCGGAAGCTTATGAAACACTTGGGATTGAAGGGGGACTAGTAGACAGTATCCCATTCGATATTGCCATCCAAAATGCACTTGTCATGAAAAATCAAGCGCAATTTCATCCGACTAAATATTTAGTTCATTTAATCGAACATATTACGAAAAAGGGTGGATTGATTTTTGAGAATACTACTGCCGTGAATATTGAGACTGGGGAGCAGCCAGTTGTTCTGACTCGTGAGGAACACCGAATTACTGCCAAGTATGTCCTAGCTTGTTCTCACTTTCCATTTTACGAGGGATTTGGGCTTTATTCTACAAGAATGTATGCGGATCGTTCGTATGCTTTAGCTGTCAAGACTAAGAAGAAATACCCAGGCGGGATTTATATTAGCGCAGATGAGCCAACACGTTCTCTTCGTTCTGTCACGATAGATGGGGAGGAAGTCGTGCTAATTGTCGGTGAAAATCACAAGACAGGTCAAGGCATAGATACGATGGAGCATTACAAAGCGTTGGAGGCTTTCGGTGAAGAGATTTTTGGACTGGATGACATTATCTATCGTTGGTCAGCCCAGGATCTTACTACGTTGGATAAATTGCCTTACATTGGGGAACTAACCTCGGGGCAACCGAATATACTCATTGCAACAGGCTTTCGAAAATGGGGAATGTCCAATGGGACTGCGGCTGCGCTACTGTTTCGGGATATGATTGTAGGAAAAGAAAATGCCTTTCAAAAATTGTATACACCATCGCGTTTTTATGCACATCCGAGTTTGAAAAACTTTCTAGTCGAGAATGCAAATGTTGTTGGCCAATTAATTAAAGGAAAGCTAGATTCACCAAAAACAGTGCCCGAGGATTTGGCTAACGGGGAAGGTGCTGTTATTACGTTGGATGGACATCGAAAAGGTGCTTATAAGGATGATACAGGTGAATTGCACATCGTTGATACTACATGTACGCATATTGGATGCGAGGTGGAATGGAACAGTGGGGATCGAACCTGGGATTGTCCGTGTCACGGCTCGAGATTTTCGTTTACAGGGGAAGTGATGGAAGGGCCGGCAGAAAAACCTTTACAGAAATATGACTATAAAATGATGGACAATCTGACATCAGAAGACTCTGGTTATTAA
- a CDS encoding DUF4179 domain-containing protein codes for MANLNEQDWQKLTEELEKIEIPKEALHAARTKAMQRHRLARKRKRRLYAVASVAAIVLLLFVTSVRVSPVFAQAVAKIPGFSSIVNMFAYDKGISDIVENDYHEELGIVVTQGGYTLTLQSVAADDSGMTIFYNIEFPFKLSAVSIGSLEVSQQGIPWGVASSYISSLVGGTAFRADKVDIISADELSYDNMSFEFNLHLNDAAETKFVVPFTLTKHIKQPKVYEVNQSVVVDGQTISIKQLKISPLRADILLTADEQNTMKLLKFRWVRLIDENGEDWGQIRDVEEGFGIWRDSEVSIRMHSNYFRQPKKLTLVMEGIEALPKGSDYIEVDFEQQKVLYVPSELDIEVQVPSSNTMEVTYPMAVESQLFGGIVNREGDDLSGSINSINFSRENSYKKAIYTFNFDNEVNPLRFNINSYPLYLEGKAEINIPLGDE; via the coding sequence ATGGCTAACTTGAACGAGCAGGATTGGCAGAAGCTTACCGAGGAATTAGAAAAAATTGAAATCCCTAAAGAAGCCTTACACGCAGCACGTACAAAGGCTATGCAGCGACATCGGCTTGCAAGAAAGAGAAAGCGCCGTTTGTATGCAGTCGCCAGTGTAGCCGCTATTGTACTGTTGCTATTTGTGACATCAGTTCGTGTATCTCCCGTATTTGCACAGGCAGTTGCTAAAATTCCAGGATTTTCTTCTATCGTGAATATGTTTGCTTATGATAAAGGAATTAGTGACATTGTCGAAAATGACTACCACGAAGAACTCGGAATTGTAGTAACACAAGGCGGTTATACCTTGACTTTACAGAGCGTGGCAGCCGATGATTCAGGAATGACTATATTCTATAATATTGAATTCCCCTTTAAACTTTCCGCTGTGTCTATCGGATCTTTAGAGGTGTCTCAACAAGGTATTCCGTGGGGTGTCGCAAGTTCCTACATTAGCTCTTTAGTGGGTGGAACGGCTTTTCGTGCAGACAAAGTTGATATTATTTCTGCCGATGAATTATCGTATGACAATATGTCATTTGAATTTAATTTGCATTTGAATGATGCAGCAGAGACAAAGTTCGTCGTGCCATTCACACTCACCAAGCACATTAAACAGCCCAAAGTATATGAAGTGAACCAATCTGTTGTCGTAGATGGTCAAACCATTAGCATTAAACAATTGAAAATTTCACCTTTACGGGCCGATATTTTGCTAACTGCTGACGAACAAAACACGATGAAATTACTAAAATTTAGATGGGTCAGGTTAATTGATGAAAATGGTGAAGATTGGGGTCAAATAAGAGATGTTGAGGAGGGATTCGGCATATGGCGTGACAGTGAAGTAAGCATACGTATGCATAGTAATTATTTTAGGCAACCGAAAAAACTAACATTAGTGATGGAGGGAATTGAAGCACTTCCAAAAGGCTCTGATTATATTGAGGTCGATTTTGAGCAACAGAAAGTGCTGTATGTACCGAGTGAACTGGATATCGAAGTTCAAGTGCCATCGAGTAATACAATGGAAGTAACTTACCCAATGGCTGTAGAGAGTCAACTATTCGGAGGAATAGTGAACCGTGAAGGCGATGATCTCAGTGGAAGCATAAATTCAATAAATTTTAGCAGAGAAAATAGTTATAAAAAAGCCATCTATACCTTCAATTTTGATAATGAAGTAAATCCACTTCGATTCAATATCAATAGCTATCCGTTATATTTGGAAGGTAAGGCAGAAATTAATATTCCGTTGGGCGATGAATAG
- a CDS encoding sigma-70 family RNA polymerase sigma factor — MELAKRAIAGDERALVELLARHEDTLYRTAYAYLKNEHDAIEATQELTYRALKKIHTVKEPAYIGTWLVRMMINICLDMKKKQQRFVYNYDVDIASTDQQPFEMADIIASLPIEQQELIYLKYFQDMKNGDIAQLKQIPEGTVKSRLHTTLKRLRVLIEKEEL, encoded by the coding sequence ATGGAATTAGCGAAACGGGCCATTGCGGGTGATGAACGGGCGTTAGTGGAGCTATTGGCGCGACATGAGGACACGCTCTATCGTACGGCCTATGCTTACTTGAAAAATGAGCATGATGCTATTGAAGCTACACAAGAGCTGACTTATCGGGCTTTGAAAAAGATTCATACCGTCAAAGAACCAGCATACATAGGGACATGGCTTGTCCGAATGATGATTAATATTTGTTTAGATATGAAAAAGAAGCAACAGAGATTTGTCTACAACTATGATGTAGATATAGCATCGACGGATCAGCAACCATTCGAAATGGCTGATATAATCGCCAGTTTGCCGATTGAGCAACAGGAACTGATTTACTTGAAATATTTTCAGGATATGAAGAACGGGGACATTGCACAGCTGAAACAAATTCCCGAAGGTACCGTGAAATCAAGGCTGCACACAACGTTAAAAAGATTACGTGTACTCATAGAAAAGGAGGAACTGTAA
- a CDS encoding amidase family protein, with protein sequence MEINFNNFFKEELTINDIQVAMEIGEVTSKELVMYYLFRIAKYDQDGPKINSILEINPDAIFIAEALDYERKTKGVRGPLHGIPIVLKDSIETKDSMHTSAGTLALENHISSHDAFLVEKLRNAGAVILGKANMTELANGMSNTMWAGYSSRGGQVLNPYGDADLFVGGSSSGSAVAVATNFTVLAVGTETDASILSPAVTNSVVGIKPTVGLISRTGIIPFTYSQDTAGPMARTVTDAAILLGALAGVDELDAATHKSEGRSQQDYSIYLDSFGLKGAKIGVFKNASKEFYASEEYEDESFKNAIQTLNEEGAKVIEDIEIPSFHREWKRVVLKSEMKHSLENYLSKLPSNLPVHSIAELIEFNKNNADRALKYGQNKLEEMVGLPNTLRNPEYLNAKLDDLYFSQMGIDSALKKYDVDAILFPSYVGSTICAKAGYPSIALPAGYKESGRPFGITFAGTAFSEGILIKLAYAFEQATKHRKAPNLTYHKS encoded by the coding sequence ATGGAAATTAACTTTAACAATTTTTTTAAGGAAGAATTAACAATTAATGATATACAAGTAGCTATGGAAATAGGTGAAGTAACATCAAAAGAGTTGGTCATGTATTACCTCTTTAGAATAGCAAAGTATGACCAAGACGGTCCGAAAATAAATTCTATTCTTGAAATAAATCCTGACGCAATATTCATTGCTGAAGCATTAGATTATGAAAGAAAAACAAAGGGTGTTAGAGGTCCTTTACACGGTATTCCTATTGTTCTTAAAGATAGTATTGAAACGAAAGATTCAATGCATACAAGTGCAGGAACACTTGCATTAGAGAATCATATTAGCAGTCATGATGCATTCCTTGTTGAAAAGCTCCGTAACGCGGGTGCAGTAATCTTAGGTAAGGCTAATATGACCGAACTAGCGAATGGGATGTCAAATACAATGTGGGCAGGCTATAGCTCCAGAGGTGGACAAGTATTAAATCCATATGGCGATGCTGACCTTTTTGTCGGGGGATCCAGTTCAGGTTCAGCTGTGGCAGTTGCTACAAATTTTACAGTATTGGCTGTTGGCACTGAAACTGATGCTTCTATTCTAAGTCCAGCGGTAACAAATTCTGTGGTAGGTATAAAACCAACTGTTGGATTGATTAGCCGTACTGGTATAATTCCTTTCACGTATTCTCAAGACACGGCAGGACCAATGGCAAGAACGGTTACGGACGCGGCTATTTTATTAGGTGCTTTGGCTGGTGTCGATGAACTTGACGCTGCAACCCATAAAAGTGAAGGAAGGTCACAGCAGGATTATTCAATTTACTTGGATTCTTTTGGTTTAAAGGGTGCTAAAATTGGTGTATTTAAAAATGCTTCTAAAGAATTTTATGCATCTGAGGAATACGAAGACGAATCATTTAAGAATGCCATTCAAACCTTAAATGAAGAAGGAGCTAAAGTCATTGAGGATATCGAAATTCCTTCTTTTCATAGAGAGTGGAAAAGAGTGGTATTAAAATCTGAGATGAAACATAGTTTGGAAAACTATCTTTCTAAGCTCCCATCGAATTTGCCTGTACACTCTATAGCTGAATTGATTGAGTTTAATAAGAATAATGCAGATAGAGCATTGAAATATGGGCAAAATAAGTTGGAGGAAATGGTTGGATTACCCAACACGCTTAGAAATCCAGAATATTTGAATGCAAAGCTAGATGATTTATATTTTTCTCAAATGGGTATTGATTCTGCTTTGAAAAAGTATGATGTAGACGCTATTCTTTTTCCTTCATATGTAGGTTCGACAATCTGTGCTAAAGCTGGATATCCATCCATAGCTCTACCTGCTGGATACAAGGAAAGTGGAAGACCATTTGGTATAACTTTTGCAGGTACTGCTTTTAGTGAAGGTATATTAATTAAACTTGCATATGCTTTTGAACAAGCTACAAAACATCGGAAAGCACCTAACTTGACATACCATAAAAGTTGA
- a CDS encoding alpha/beta fold hydrolase codes for MSEISQYLLVNQHKIEILQKGETGTPIIILTGMGCSFDEWHDISELLSKSNRVVMFHRPGLGNSEIRNDVRNTQAVVNEISEMISLLKMAEPVILVGHSYGGLCAQHFVKAHPEKVAGMVLVDSTSVDLKVLDELDLPMLNEDSTDDIWIEKCHLYSLMKKEELREVISPTLTQKQERLPFDLQQRLIAFQVNPNLYKAMYSEISNWKKDAEIIKRLGEFPDIPLIVLGRDKEHSIKMGIEEGLPEWELRLFEEKWQELIMNQARLTQNSKLIVVQEAGHSIHMDKPDIIVESITEIVKGIKY; via the coding sequence GTGAGTGAAATTAGTCAATATTTATTAGTAAATCAACATAAAATCGAGATTCTTCAAAAAGGAGAAACTGGAACACCAATTATTATCCTTACTGGAATGGGTTGTTCGTTCGATGAATGGCACGATATATCAGAGTTATTAAGTAAATCGAATAGAGTAGTGATGTTTCATAGACCTGGACTTGGTAATAGTGAAATTCGTAATGATGTACGTAATACACAGGCAGTTGTCAATGAGATAAGTGAGATGATATCACTACTTAAAATGGCCGAACCTGTAATATTGGTTGGGCATTCATATGGTGGTTTATGTGCACAGCATTTCGTAAAAGCCCATCCTGAAAAGGTTGCAGGGATGGTGTTAGTTGATTCAACTTCTGTTGATTTAAAGGTCTTAGATGAGCTGGATTTGCCTATGTTGAATGAAGATTCAACTGATGACATCTGGATAGAAAAGTGTCATTTGTATTCATTAATGAAAAAGGAAGAACTGAGAGAGGTAATAAGCCCTACTTTAACCCAAAAACAAGAACGACTCCCTTTTGACTTACAGCAACGCTTAATTGCTTTTCAGGTAAATCCCAATTTATATAAAGCCATGTATTCAGAAATTAGCAATTGGAAGAAGGATGCAGAAATCATCAAGCGATTAGGGGAATTCCCTGATATCCCTTTAATTGTTCTTGGCCGAGATAAAGAGCATTCCATTAAGATGGGAATTGAGGAAGGATTACCAGAATGGGAGTTGCGGTTATTTGAAGAAAAGTGGCAAGAGCTTATCATGAATCAAGCTAGGCTTACTCAAAATAGTAAATTGATTGTAGTTCAAGAAGCAGGTCATTCAATACATATGGATAAACCTGATATTATTGTTGAATCAATAACCGAGATTGTTAAGGGAATAAAATATTGA